The genomic window ATGCCGAAACCGTCCAACACCTGTTTCATCTGGTTTAAAAATGTATTTCCGGGATTGAGGCCTGAATTTCTCTTTTTTAAATCAGAGTAAAGTTTCGACAGACATAAAATTCCAAAAATAACAAGGAATAGAGGAATGGCAAAAAGAATTTTCGTTTCCCAGGTCGATTTGGTGGGCAATACAAAAGCCAGTATCCCAAAAAATGCGAGAATCGCCACTGCAATATAAAGATTGATTTTCAGGAAATTTTTATTGTTGAGCATAGCATGGATGGTCGTTTTCACATACGTTTTTCCATCCATAAAATCGGCGAAGTTCCAGTTGAACAAAATATCTTTTATGATTTCGCTTTTGGGTTCTTCTTTGGTTTTGCAGGCTGCGATAAGCATCGTGTTTATGGCTCCTGCACTTGTTCCTGCTACTTTTAGAAAACGAATTCCGAAAATTTCGAGGCCATACAGGTAACCTACCAGTGCGCTTCCCCAGACACCGCCGCCTTCCTGTACAAATTCTACATACTGATTGCCTTCCGCATCCAGCAGATCCGAAAATTCTTTGGACGAAATATTTTCATGCAAAGCAGCAAGCTTTTCTTTGGATTGAGGGGAGAGAACATCTTCCTCTAGGATTTGGTTTAGGGCTTCAGTTTTCATTTTAATTTGGTGTTTAGTTTTTTGTCATTGCCAAGAATGATGTAGAATCTCTGAATATTTGAGTGAGATTGCTTCACAGTTTGCAATGACAAGCTGTTGTGATTTAACATAATAAATTTACAACGTTCTGTTCATTCGTTTTTACGATTTAAAATTAATTATATTTAAAATCTTAAAGCATGGGGTTTTTACTAAATCTCACAGGTAAAATCACCATTGTTTTCTTCTGGCATAGATAAAAGTGCAGATCACGACCAAAGCCATTAATCCCAATGTGAAAAAATACCCGTATTTATGATGCAGTTCCGGCATATTGTCGAAGTTCATCCCGTAAACTCCTGCAATAAAGGTGATCGGTAAGAAGTACACCGAATAGATCGCCAATACTTTCATCACCTGATTTGCTTTTTGGTCGGATAATGCCAGAAACATCGAAATAAGGTTGGTAATCTGGAGATTCAGATGGTCGAAATCGGCCACAACATCTTTATGTTTGTCTTTCAAATCGACTACTTCGGAATCCTGTAGTCCCAAAAGCCTGAATTTATCAACCGCATCGGTAGAAATGGTCAATACCCTTGAATTTAATCCGGATTTCCTTTTAAGTTTATATAATCTTTTAATCTGATTGGTATGGTTGGTATTTTTCAGGAAAATCTCATTTTCGATGTTATCCATGGTTTCCAGAAGGCTTACGGATTCGTCATCGAAACTTTTCATTATTAATAAAGCAATTTTCAGGGCAATGGTTTCGGGAGTGGTTTCTTCCTGTAAAATTGAGATCTGTTTTTTGGTTTCATAGATGCTTTTGGTTTTCATCCTGTGAATGGTGATAATGGTTTTATCGATAAGGAAAATCCCGATTTTTGTGCTGATATCACTTATGGTGTTGAGGTTTTTGCGTTCCAGTTCGGTGCTTTCGCGAAGAAGGAAAAACTTTACGTCTCCGTCTTCTTCATATTTTGGTAAGTGGTTCGGGTCCAGGGTATCTTCCAGGAGAAGGTTGTTGATTTCGTATCTTTCATGAAGAAATTTCAGGTCTTCCGCAGTTGGAGCCTCTACATCTACCCAGTCACATTGGGCGTTTCTGAAAATTGTGTCAATTGGCATAAGTAAAAATACTAATATTTTGAAAAACGATGTATTAAATAAGTTTTATCTTTGTCAAAATTATAAAACTATATGATTAAAAGTACAATAAAAGGGATTGGTTTTCATGTCCCGGATAACGTTGTTACCAATGATAATCTAGCAGAATTAATGACCACCAATGATGAATGGATTACGGAAAGAACGGGCATCAAAGAAAGAAGACACAGAAAAGACCGATATGATTCTCAGGAAACCACTGCTTACTTAGGTTTCAAGGCTTCGGAAAAAGCGATTGCCAAGGCAGGTCTTACTTCAAAAGATATCGACTATATTATTTTCGCGACCCTTTCTCCGGATTATTATTTTCCGGGATGTGGTGTTTTGCTGCAGGAGATGTTGGGCTGTGATACGATCGGAGCTTT from Chryseobacterium wanjuense includes these protein-coding regions:
- a CDS encoding magnesium transporter CorA family protein, producing MPIDTIFRNAQCDWVDVEAPTAEDLKFLHERYEINNLLLEDTLDPNHLPKYEEDGDVKFFLLRESTELERKNLNTISDISTKIGIFLIDKTIITIHRMKTKSIYETKKQISILQEETTPETIALKIALLIMKSFDDESVSLLETMDNIENEIFLKNTNHTNQIKRLYKLKRKSGLNSRVLTISTDAVDKFRLLGLQDSEVVDLKDKHKDVVADFDHLNLQITNLISMFLALSDQKANQVMKVLAIYSVYFLPITFIAGVYGMNFDNMPELHHKYGYFFTLGLMALVVICTFIYARRKQW